From a region of the Pseudomonas fulva 12-X genome:
- a CDS encoding YdbL family protein, whose protein sequence is MNLIKPFAGLLLLLSLSLPAHAISLNEAMSALGDAKASGQLGEMPNGYLGVVKSGGQADEIAKLINAARRAEYQKLAQQNGIQLSDVETIAGQKAIDKTPAGQYIQQQGHWRRK, encoded by the coding sequence CGGCCTGTTGCTGCTGCTCAGCCTGAGCCTGCCGGCCCACGCCATCAGCCTCAACGAGGCGATGTCCGCCCTGGGTGATGCCAAGGCCAGCGGCCAGCTCGGCGAAATGCCCAATGGCTACCTCGGCGTGGTCAAATCTGGCGGCCAGGCCGACGAGATCGCCAAGCTGATCAACGCTGCACGCCGTGCCGAATACCAGAAGCTCGCCCAGCAGAACGGTATCCAGCTCAGCGACGTGGAAACCATCGCCGGCCAGAAGGCCATCGACAAGACCCCGGCCGGCCAGTACATCCAGCAGCAAGGGCATTGGCGCCGCAAGTGA
- a CDS encoding zinc ribbon domain-containing protein — protein sequence MSLIDCPECQHRISDKAYACPQCGNPMQAQPGNRWLTEKNVGQVAGATTAWLTAPWIARMVFGVVAMICITVIIVAS from the coding sequence ATGAGCCTTATCGACTGCCCCGAATGCCAACACCGCATCTCCGACAAGGCTTATGCCTGCCCGCAGTGCGGCAACCCGATGCAAGCGCAGCCCGGCAATCGCTGGCTCACCGAGAAGAACGTCGGCCAGGTGGCCGGCGCGACCACCGCCTGGCTCACCGCTCCCTGGATCGCCCGCATGGTGTTTGGCGTGGTGGCGATGATCTGCATCACCGTGATCATCGTCGCCAGTTGA
- the pdxR gene encoding MocR-like pyridoxine biosynthesis transcription factor PdxR produces MTNRKPAPLVVSLPLGTPQPGESLQRWLYGALREAILSSRLPSGSQLPSTRALAEHYGMARGTVQAAYQQLQSEGYLDTGSGYGTRVCTVLPDATLNVGNARRAVRAPVEQPREAPDTAWAQRLQAEKPVFMSGAAQRGLRPFFPHRGDVLAFPIDLWRKLHTAHLRSSRLLDMLDADPAGLPALRRAIAQYLAIARGVQVGAERIVILGSVQQALDLTLRLLVAPGERVWMEDPGYPGARQLMKASGVAVIDVPVDREGLQVDTALGLAPDARLAYVTPSHQAPLGGELSPARRLALLRWADEQGSYIFEDDYDSEYRFVAKPIPALRSMAGADASVILAGTFSKLLFPSLRMAYVVLPPQLVDGFTRLVSLTARHANSLAQAVLTDFIDQGHFDRHLRRMRKLYAARAEAFSAAAERHWQGLIEVPPIRAGLDVVCRLHGMEEGDAQARLAEAGIDVMPLQRYCVQPQAPGLVMGFAAYDEAAIDVAARDVARLLRRP; encoded by the coding sequence ATGACGAATAGAAAACCCGCCCCCTTGGTGGTCTCGCTGCCCCTGGGCACGCCGCAGCCGGGCGAGAGTTTGCAGCGCTGGCTGTACGGAGCGCTGCGCGAGGCGATCCTCAGCAGTCGCCTGCCGTCGGGTAGCCAACTGCCCAGCACCCGCGCCCTGGCCGAGCACTACGGCATGGCCCGCGGTACCGTGCAGGCGGCCTATCAGCAGCTGCAGTCTGAGGGTTATCTGGATACCGGCAGCGGCTACGGCACGCGGGTGTGCACGGTGCTGCCGGATGCCACGCTCAACGTCGGCAATGCCCGGCGGGCGGTTCGGGCGCCCGTCGAGCAGCCGCGTGAAGCGCCGGATACGGCTTGGGCGCAGCGCTTGCAGGCGGAAAAACCGGTGTTCATGAGTGGCGCTGCCCAGCGCGGCTTGCGGCCGTTCTTCCCGCACCGGGGTGATGTGCTGGCGTTTCCCATCGACCTGTGGCGCAAGCTGCATACCGCCCATCTGCGCTCCTCGCGCCTGCTGGACATGCTCGATGCCGACCCCGCCGGCCTGCCCGCGCTGCGGCGTGCCATCGCTCAATACCTGGCGATTGCCCGGGGCGTGCAGGTCGGCGCCGAGCGCATCGTGATACTCGGTAGCGTGCAGCAGGCACTGGACCTGACCTTGCGCCTGCTGGTGGCGCCGGGGGAACGGGTATGGATGGAAGACCCCGGCTATCCCGGTGCCCGACAATTGATGAAGGCCAGCGGCGTGGCGGTGATCGACGTGCCGGTCGACCGCGAAGGCCTGCAGGTCGATACGGCCCTTGGCCTGGCGCCGGATGCGCGGCTGGCCTACGTCACGCCCTCGCACCAGGCGCCGCTGGGCGGCGAACTGTCGCCAGCGCGGCGTCTGGCGTTGCTGCGCTGGGCCGACGAGCAGGGCAGCTACATCTTCGAGGACGATTACGACAGCGAGTACCGTTTCGTCGCCAAGCCCATTCCGGCGTTGCGCAGCATGGCCGGCGCCGATGCGTCGGTGATTCTCGCTGGCACCTTCAGCAAGCTGCTGTTTCCGTCCCTGCGCATGGCCTATGTGGTGCTGCCGCCGCAGTTGGTCGACGGCTTCACGCGCCTGGTGTCGTTGACCGCGCGGCATGCCAACAGCCTGGCTCAGGCGGTACTGACGGATTTCATCGACCAGGGCCACTTTGATCGCCACCTGCGGCGCATGCGCAAGCTCTACGCCGCGCGGGCCGAGGCGTTCTCGGCGGCTGCCGAGCGGCATTGGCAGGGGCTGATCGAGGTACCGCCGATTCGCGCCGGCCTGGATGTGGTGTGCCGGCTTCACGGCATGGAGGAGGGTGATGCCCAGGCGCGCCTGGCCGAGGCGGGCATCGACGTGATGCCCCTGCAGCGCTATTGCGTGCAGCCCCAGGCGCCAGGGCTGGTGATGGGTTTCGCGGCGTACGACGAAGCGGCCATCGATGTGGCCGCCAGGGACGTGGCGCGGCTGCTTCGCCGCCCCTGA